One segment of Pseudomonas asgharzadehiana DNA contains the following:
- a CDS encoding paraquat-inducible protein A: protein MPDPVDALGVSDLPLDDLVACHECDLLMRKPVLALGEKAQCPRCGYELYAHRHNVIERSLALVLAALLLYIPANFLPIMQLNLLGQSSEDTVWSGVVGLFDTGMQGVAAVVFMCSMGIPLLKLLCQLAVLLSIRWKIGRSYGLLLYRIYHHMKDWGMLEVYLMGVLVAIVKLADMASITIGLGLVCFVSLLMVQVLLEVVMSPHQIWQALSGGDDHAGD, encoded by the coding sequence ATGCCCGATCCGGTTGATGCCCTCGGGGTGTCGGATTTACCACTGGACGATCTGGTGGCATGCCATGAGTGCGACTTGCTGATGCGCAAACCCGTACTTGCCCTCGGTGAAAAAGCCCAATGCCCGCGTTGCGGTTACGAGCTGTACGCTCACCGCCACAACGTCATTGAGCGAAGCCTCGCCTTGGTGCTCGCTGCGTTGCTGTTGTACATCCCTGCGAACTTTCTACCCATCATGCAGCTCAATCTACTCGGGCAATCCTCAGAGGACACGGTATGGAGCGGTGTAGTCGGCCTGTTCGACACCGGTATGCAAGGTGTAGCCGCCGTGGTGTTCATGTGCAGCATGGGCATTCCCTTACTCAAGTTGCTCTGCCAATTGGCCGTGCTGCTCAGTATTCGTTGGAAGATCGGCCGCAGCTATGGGCTGTTGTTGTACCGCATCTATCACCATATGAAGGATTGGGGAATGTTGGAGGTCTATCTGATGGGCGTCCTGGTGGCGATCGTCAAGCTAGCCGACATGGCCTCCATCACGATCGGTCTTGGTCTGGTCTGCTTCGTCAGCTTATTAATGGTTCAGGTTCTGCTTGAGGTGGTGATGTCGCCGCACCAGATCTGGCAAGCGCTGTCAGGGGGCGATGATCATGCGGGCGATTGA
- a CDS encoding CoA-acylating methylmalonate-semialdehyde dehydrogenase, which produces MSLIQHLINGELVNDSGRSADVYNPSTGQVIHQVPLASRDTIQRAIDSAKAAFPAWRNTPPAKRAQVMFRFKQLLEQNEARISQLISEEHGKTLEDAAGELKRGIENVEYACSAPEILKGEYSRNVGPNIDAWSDFQPLGVVAGITPFNFPAMVPLWMYPLAIVCGNCFILKPSERDPSSTLLIAQLLQEAGLPKGVLSVVHGDKGAVDALIEAPEVKALSFVGSTPIAEYIYSEATKRGKRVQALGGAKNHAVLMPDADLDNAVSALMGAAYGSCGERCMAISVAVCVGDQVADALIAKLVPQVKALKIGAGTSCGLDMGPLVTGQARDKVSGYIEDGVAAGAELVVDGRGLSVAGHEDGFFLGGSLFDRVTPEMRIYKEEIFGPVLCVVRVDSLEAAMQLINDHEYGNGTCIFTRDGEAARLFCDEIEVGMVGVNVPLPVPVAYHSFGGWKRSLFGDLHAYGPDGVRFYTRRKAITQRWPQRASHEASQFAFPSL; this is translated from the coding sequence ATGAGCCTTATCCAACACTTGATCAACGGCGAATTGGTCAATGACAGCGGTCGCAGTGCCGACGTGTACAACCCGTCCACCGGCCAGGTGATTCATCAAGTGCCGTTGGCCAGCCGTGACACCATTCAGCGTGCAATCGACTCCGCCAAGGCGGCTTTCCCGGCGTGGCGCAATACGCCGCCAGCCAAGCGTGCCCAGGTGATGTTTCGTTTCAAGCAGTTGCTGGAGCAGAACGAAGCGCGTATCTCGCAGTTGATCAGCGAGGAGCACGGCAAGACTCTGGAAGATGCGGCTGGCGAGTTGAAGCGCGGGATCGAGAACGTGGAGTACGCGTGTTCGGCGCCGGAGATTCTTAAAGGCGAGTACAGCCGTAACGTCGGGCCAAATATTGATGCCTGGTCGGATTTCCAACCGTTGGGTGTGGTGGCAGGTATTACCCCGTTCAACTTCCCGGCGATGGTGCCGTTGTGGATGTATCCGCTGGCGATCGTGTGCGGTAACTGCTTCATTCTCAAGCCTTCGGAGCGTGATCCGAGCTCGACGCTGTTGATCGCGCAATTGCTGCAGGAGGCCGGCTTGCCCAAAGGCGTGCTGAGCGTGGTACACGGCGACAAGGGCGCGGTGGATGCCTTGATCGAGGCGCCGGAAGTGAAAGCGCTGAGTTTTGTAGGCTCGACGCCGATTGCCGAGTACATCTATTCGGAGGCGACCAAGCGTGGCAAGCGCGTTCAGGCGCTGGGTGGGGCGAAGAACCATGCGGTGCTGATGCCGGATGCGGACCTGGACAATGCGGTGAGTGCCTTGATGGGCGCGGCATATGGTTCCTGCGGCGAGCGGTGCATGGCGATCTCGGTGGCTGTGTGTGTAGGTGACCAGGTGGCGGATGCGTTGATTGCCAAGCTGGTACCGCAGGTCAAGGCGCTGAAGATTGGTGCGGGTACGTCATGCGGGCTGGATATGGGGCCGCTGGTGACGGGGCAGGCGCGGGATAAGGTCAGTGGCTATATAGAAGACGGTGTGGCGGCGGGTGCTGAACTGGTCGTCGACGGTCGAGGCTTGAGTGTTGCGGGGCATGAAGACGGGTTCTTCCTCGGCGGCAGCCTGTTTGATCGTGTGACCCCTGAGATGCGCATCTATAAGGAAGAAATCTTCGGGCCGGTATTGTGCGTAGTCCGGGTGGACAGCCTGGAAGCGGCGATGCAGTTGATCAATGATCACGAATATGGCAACGGTACCTGCATCTTCACCCGCGACGGTGAAGCGGCGCGTCTGTTCTGTGATGAGATTGAAGTAGGTATGGTGGGGGTGAATGTGCCTTTGCCGGTGCCGGTGGCCTATCACAGCTTTGGTGGTTGGAAGCGTTCGCTGTTTGGCGATTTGCATGCGTATGGGCCGGATGGGGTGCGCTTCTATACGCGCCGCAAGGCGATTACCCAGCGTTGGCCGCAACGGGCCAGCCATGAAGCGTCGCAATTCGCGTTCCCCAGCTTGTAA
- the mksE gene encoding Mks condensin complex protein MksE, giving the protein MHLDLSELSQLAPIFRELFKGYHVSRRDPELYAQLSNFQDQYRTLFKALGFELVCDTRGFYYFVPDTAVAAAQVNKTAQRLALFTFIIVEHLADQGRDPIAVLDGGSLGRDELPSLLEKYRDLFIQAEVQTQEELEEKIMRRMTQLGFASEDNGIYRFLPPMHRFLDVCLSVQQDRDLAASVHSVLPLPAPVIIDEDSDEKLLKTDDPLDLSDFAEESEEDALARAIAEEQETDA; this is encoded by the coding sequence ATGCATCTTGATTTATCCGAACTGTCCCAGTTGGCGCCGATTTTTCGCGAGCTGTTCAAGGGTTACCACGTCAGCCGCCGCGACCCGGAGCTGTACGCGCAACTGTCGAACTTCCAGGACCAATACCGCACGTTGTTCAAGGCCCTGGGCTTCGAGCTGGTCTGCGATACCCGTGGTTTCTATTACTTCGTGCCGGACACCGCCGTGGCCGCTGCGCAAGTGAACAAGACCGCCCAGCGCCTGGCACTCTTCACCTTCATCATCGTCGAGCACCTGGCCGACCAGGGCCGTGACCCGATCGCCGTGCTCGACGGTGGCAGCCTGGGCCGTGATGAACTGCCGTCCCTGCTGGAAAAGTACCGCGACCTGTTTATCCAGGCCGAAGTGCAGACCCAGGAAGAACTCGAAGAGAAAATCATGCGCCGCATGACCCAACTGGGTTTTGCCAGCGAAGACAACGGCATCTATCGCTTTCTGCCGCCGATGCACCGCTTCCTCGACGTGTGCCTGTCGGTGCAGCAGGACCGCGACCTGGCTGCCAGCGTGCACAGCGTGTTGCCGTTGCCGGCGCCTGTGATCATCGACGAAGACAGCGATGAAAAACTGCTGAAGACCGATGACCCGCTCGACTTGAGCGACTTTGCAGAAGAAAGCGAAGAAGACGCCCTGGCCCGCGCCATTGCCGAAGAACAGGAGACCGATGCATGA
- a CDS encoding paraquat-inducible protein A, which translates to MRAIDAGILICTECHELNRQEEDCDEQTCTRCGALIHARRPNSLARTWALLITAAILYIPANLLPIMTINTLGQGSPSTIMAGVIELVQHGMYPIAAVVFIASILVPTFKLVGIGLLLFSVQRHQPLSAQQRIVMYRFIEFIGRWSMLDIFVIAILVAVVNFGRLASIEANLGAAAFASVVILTMLAAVTFDPRLIWDNTESDDDHE; encoded by the coding sequence ATGCGGGCGATTGATGCAGGCATTCTGATTTGTACCGAGTGCCACGAGTTGAACAGGCAAGAAGAGGATTGCGATGAGCAAACCTGCACGCGTTGCGGTGCACTGATCCATGCTCGTCGTCCCAACAGCCTTGCACGTACCTGGGCCTTGCTGATCACTGCGGCGATTTTGTATATACCCGCTAACTTATTACCGATCATGACGATCAACACGCTGGGCCAAGGCTCTCCCAGTACGATCATGGCTGGCGTAATCGAATTGGTGCAGCATGGGATGTATCCCATCGCCGCCGTGGTATTTATCGCCAGTATCCTGGTGCCCACATTCAAGCTGGTGGGCATTGGTCTGCTACTGTTCTCGGTGCAGCGTCACCAACCGCTCTCCGCGCAACAACGTATTGTGATGTACCGTTTTATCGAATTCATTGGGCGCTGGTCCATGTTGGATATCTTCGTGATCGCCATCTTGGTGGCGGTCGTTAACTTTGGACGACTTGCCAGTATCGAGGCCAACCTCGGCGCTGCGGCGTTCGCCAGTGTGGTGATCTTGACGATGCTTGCCGCTGTAACTTTTGATCCCCGACTGATTTGGGACAACACGGAGTCGGACGACGACCATGAGTGA
- a CDS encoding PqiB family protein, giving the protein MSDLPKAKTRPASNWSAIWVLPLIALIIGGWLGWRAYSQQGIEIQVRFESGEGIQVNKTEVVYKGMPVGKVKALALDDEGNNRGVIATIEMNKDVDQYLKTNTRFWLVKPSVSLAGITGLETLVSGNYIAASPGDGEPTRKFKALSEEPPLSDAKPGLHLTIKADRLGSLNRGSPVFYKQIQVGQVKSYLLSEDQSTVEIKVYIEPTYASLVRKHTRFWNASGISIDANLSGVKVRSESLSSIVAGGIAFATPENRKDSPPTDPSLPFRLYEDFDAAAAGIRVKVKLTDFEGLQAGRTPVMYKGIQVGSLKTLKIDPDLSSANAELTLDPLAEDYLVQDTQFWVVKPSISLAGITGLEALVKGNYIAVRPGDKGSAPQREYVARAKAPPLDLRSPGLHLVLFTDNLGSLDVGSPILYKQVKVGSVQSYQFSRKNKQLVIGVHIEKEYENLVNGSTRFWNASGVTLTGGLTGGIQVKSESLASLMAGGIAFETPEPNVPLKKRIPRFRLFADREAANQHGTLVTIKVDRADGMRPGTPVRFKGLDVGKIESVDLSADMQSVLLSARITQVADRIARVGTQFWVVKPELGLMKTSNLETLVTGQYIEVQPAAKNAGPQKSFVALDQPPEAVHQAAGLSLTLSAARRGSLKEGVPVTYREVTVGKVTGYELGQTADRVLVHILIEPKYAPLVRSGSRFWNTSGFGLDFGLFKGATVRTESLETLVAGGIAFATPDGERMGNAARPQQTFPLFDKFEDEWLTWAPKIPLGK; this is encoded by the coding sequence ATGAGTGATCTACCTAAAGCTAAAACCCGCCCAGCCTCCAACTGGTCGGCCATTTGGGTATTGCCCCTGATTGCCCTGATCATTGGCGGCTGGCTGGGATGGCGCGCCTATTCCCAACAAGGTATTGAGATCCAGGTGCGCTTCGAAAGCGGCGAAGGAATCCAGGTCAATAAGACCGAAGTGGTCTACAAAGGCATGCCCGTGGGCAAGGTCAAGGCGCTGGCCCTGGACGATGAAGGGAACAATCGCGGCGTGATCGCCACCATCGAGATGAACAAGGACGTCGATCAATATCTTAAGACCAACACGCGCTTCTGGCTGGTCAAGCCCAGTGTCAGCCTCGCGGGTATCACCGGCCTGGAAACACTGGTATCGGGTAACTACATCGCCGCCAGCCCTGGCGATGGAGAGCCCACACGCAAGTTCAAGGCGCTCTCCGAGGAGCCTCCGCTGTCTGACGCCAAGCCCGGTCTGCACCTGACCATCAAGGCTGACCGTCTTGGTTCGTTGAATCGTGGCAGCCCGGTGTTCTACAAGCAGATCCAGGTCGGCCAGGTCAAAAGCTACCTGCTGTCCGAGGACCAGAGCACCGTTGAGATCAAGGTCTACATCGAGCCGACCTATGCCAGCCTGGTGCGCAAACACACGCGTTTCTGGAACGCCAGTGGTATCAGCATCGACGCCAATCTCTCTGGTGTGAAGGTGCGCAGCGAGTCGCTTTCCAGCATTGTCGCCGGCGGTATCGCCTTCGCTACGCCGGAAAACCGCAAGGACAGCCCGCCGACCGACCCAAGCCTGCCCTTCCGCCTATACGAAGACTTCGACGCCGCAGCCGCTGGTATCAGGGTCAAGGTCAAGCTCACCGACTTCGAAGGTCTGCAAGCCGGGCGCACGCCGGTGATGTACAAAGGCATTCAGGTCGGTAGCCTGAAAACCTTGAAGATCGACCCCGACCTTTCCAGCGCCAACGCCGAGCTGACCCTCGACCCGCTGGCCGAAGATTACCTGGTGCAGGACACCCAATTCTGGGTGGTCAAGCCGTCCATCTCCCTGGCCGGCATCACCGGGCTGGAAGCTTTGGTGAAAGGTAACTACATCGCCGTCCGTCCTGGCGACAAGGGCAGTGCCCCGCAGCGTGAATACGTTGCCCGCGCCAAAGCGCCACCATTGGACCTGCGTTCCCCCGGCCTGCATCTGGTGCTGTTCACCGACAACCTGGGCTCCCTGGATGTCGGCAGCCCGATTCTCTACAAGCAAGTCAAAGTCGGTTCGGTGCAGAGCTACCAGTTCTCGCGCAAGAACAAGCAACTGGTGATCGGTGTTCACATCGAAAAGGAGTACGAAAACCTGGTCAACGGTTCGACGCGTTTCTGGAATGCCAGCGGCGTCACCCTGACCGGTGGACTTACCGGCGGCATCCAGGTCAAGAGTGAATCCCTGGCCAGCTTGATGGCTGGCGGTATTGCCTTCGAAACTCCGGAACCGAACGTACCCCTGAAAAAACGCATCCCACGCTTCCGCCTGTTCGCTGATCGCGAGGCCGCCAATCAACACGGCACCCTCGTAACCATCAAGGTCGACCGCGCCGACGGCATGCGTCCCGGCACGCCCGTACGCTTCAAAGGCCTGGATGTGGGTAAGATCGAAAGCGTCGACCTCAGTGCCGACATGCAGTCGGTATTGCTCAGCGCCCGTATCACCCAAGTGGCTGACCGGATTGCGCGCGTCGGTACTCAGTTCTGGGTGGTCAAGCCTGAACTGGGCCTGATGAAAACCTCCAACCTGGAAACCCTGGTCACCGGCCAGTACATCGAAGTACAGCCAGCCGCGAAAAACGCCGGCCCGCAAAAGAGTTTCGTCGCGTTGGACCAGCCGCCTGAAGCCGTTCACCAGGCGGCGGGCCTGAGCCTCACCCTCAGCGCCGCGCGCCGCGGCTCGTTGAAGGAAGGCGTACCGGTCACCTACCGCGAAGTTACCGTCGGCAAGGTCACCGGGTACGAGTTGGGCCAGACCGCCGATCGCGTCCTGGTCCACATCCTGATCGAGCCCAAGTACGCACCCTTGGTGCGCAGCGGCAGTCGCTTCTGGAACACGAGTGGTTTTGGCCTCGACTTTGGTCTGTTCAAGGGCGCGACTGTACGCACGGAGTCCCTGGAAACCCTGGTTGCCGGCGGCATCGCGTTCGCCACCCCAGACGGTGAGCGCATGGGCAATGCTGCACGGCCGCAGCAAACGTTCCCGCTGTTCGACAAGTTTGAGGATGAATGGCTGACCTGGGCGCCCAAGATTCCACTAGGCAAATAG
- the mksB gene encoding Mks condensin complex protein MksB has product MIEPKRVLRALAEHWALLEPLCEHFDQGTLSLGELRAQLAAQQLDSTPQDITSLLDVWIRLDILVPVAKSPNRFELNAQIHDFLAYLRKEHRLGLCLEIEAYLRHLERLAGYIQDAFDIRDGHDLARQLRLLDMRVRDVLKKLANDEQALAAVADRAKTSDRQIPLRQRYAEVLATWDEYVEPMIQLVNADGAFEQGVRKVENVLLRLLTEQQRLGHLVDDDMLLRTHARILEMQTSAQLTLRHARELLLPLREEARRHNAVTRGAALALSAIRRKGLDAVPQAAMPMFTRPQSTFLGSASQVEAYVYALANFEPKPARFPKAHKSHKGEAQRAPRTVKEMLERCEDALPMPDLMTWLLEQEPDGATDELLYWFSRLSREKRFKRERLERRDYHTHEHQVSLRSFALLPATPDAAEHSASTPHAS; this is encoded by the coding sequence ATGATCGAACCCAAGCGCGTCCTGCGCGCCCTCGCCGAACACTGGGCCTTACTTGAGCCACTGTGCGAACACTTCGACCAAGGCACCCTGAGCCTCGGCGAGCTGCGCGCGCAACTGGCCGCCCAACAACTGGACAGCACGCCCCAGGACATCACCAGCCTGCTGGACGTGTGGATCCGCCTGGATATCCTGGTACCCGTCGCCAAAAGCCCGAACCGTTTCGAGCTCAACGCGCAGATCCACGATTTTCTGGCGTACCTGCGCAAGGAGCACCGGCTTGGCCTGTGCCTGGAGATCGAAGCCTACCTGCGCCACCTCGAACGCCTGGCCGGTTATATCCAGGACGCCTTTGATATCCGCGACGGCCACGACCTGGCGCGCCAACTGCGCCTGTTGGATATGCGCGTGCGCGACGTACTGAAAAAACTCGCCAACGACGAGCAGGCTCTCGCCGCCGTGGCCGACCGCGCCAAGACCAGCGACCGCCAGATCCCGTTGCGCCAGCGCTACGCCGAAGTCCTGGCGACCTGGGACGAATACGTCGAACCGATGATTCAACTGGTGAACGCCGACGGCGCCTTCGAGCAAGGCGTGCGCAAGGTGGAAAACGTGCTGCTGCGCCTGCTCACCGAGCAACAGCGCCTCGGCCACCTGGTGGACGACGACATGCTGCTGCGCACCCATGCGCGCATCCTCGAAATGCAGACCAGCGCCCAGTTGACCTTGCGCCATGCGCGCGAGCTGTTGTTGCCGCTGCGTGAAGAAGCGCGCCGGCACAACGCCGTGACCCGGGGCGCGGCGCTGGCCCTGTCGGCCATCCGCCGTAAAGGCCTGGACGCGGTGCCGCAAGCGGCGATGCCGATGTTTACCCGGCCGCAAAGCACCTTCCTCGGCAGCGCCAGCCAGGTCGAAGCCTATGTGTATGCGCTGGCCAATTTCGAGCCGAAGCCGGCGCGCTTTCCCAAGGCGCACAAATCCCACAAGGGCGAAGCCCAGCGCGCGCCGCGTACGGTCAAGGAAATGCTTGAGCGTTGCGAAGACGCGTTGCCGATGCCAGACCTGATGACCTGGCTGCTGGAGCAGGAACCGGACGGCGCCACCGACGAATTGCTGTACTGGTTCTCGCGTCTCTCGCGGGAAAAACGCTTCAAGCGCGAACGCCTGGAACGCCGCGACTACCACACACACGAGCACCAGGTCAGCCTGCGCTCATTCGCCCTGCTCCCGGCCACGCCTGACGCCGCCGAGCACTCTGCGAGTACACCTCATGCATCTTGA
- the mksF gene encoding Mks condensin complex protein MksF: MSKERYGIRRFALLNTAGYSLGLFPLEEPLSVYGANNLGKSASINALQFPILARMSDMSFGKYTLEQSRRFYFATDTSYILVEVSLPHGPHVIGVVGRGPGGGFGHQFFAYAGKLDLAHYQKNDTCLRQKELFTNLEREGLKAYELKPDELRRLLVGGHTSIPLDLTLIPLRSTSEQSLKTFRALFINLLHMREITAAKLKQLFLDAFEHSLRSGSVDYIAACEEAFRDVRRMEQDYNSLVAAGPLVEALANGVKQRDILRGKLHRLSPLLDSLLGTWSDYASARKEELTIQAEHYRNEQDALQNDQRGGTQELMRLEREISGIQRWLGELSVLKHRFALVDDVRVLEQQLLAAKDAHDELAGALAQSRQFSAEDLDERLRDLEKRLKSVRQQLDHADNNSYAKLREEFSQQDVERLMRLFNSSLFSLPLGEHGITLDEDGQWVKSLEQILDGFKGERFEVPGLSIDISHIEPPALQALADRAALRDQKERLEKELKQLKTQQAVASDRAASKTQTEALYQQVLDAQKALEDFRRAQTLSAEEGEKLENLAQMEAAQDELKRSSDAFTERVQQLSAKLQLVGRQIGDMEAKQRTLDDALRRRQLLPADLPFGTPFMDPVDDSMDNLLPLLNDYQDSWQGLLRADGQIEALYAQVRLKGVAKFDSEDDVERRLQLLINAYAHRTDEALTLGKARRAAVTDIARTLRNIRSDYDSLEHQLALFNREINKRQVSNLQSFRIVLAPNKEALKHIDQIIHSAGQYEEGETLSVFDLSQSAEQDNKNEEAKEYLARLVAANHNQLGLKDLFELAFEITKVHGQPVIHTDIDGAASNGTTMTIKALTNMYLLLHLMDRDQAGRVRLPYYLDEAADIDEKNQAALLETSLQLGFVPILASVKPQVSAQVAIDLEGGSGPNGIYIDEADWKYIRRHDVVKATMNVQADEPELDEV; encoded by the coding sequence ATGAGCAAGGAACGCTACGGCATCCGCCGCTTCGCCCTATTGAACACGGCCGGTTACAGCCTGGGCTTGTTCCCGCTGGAAGAACCGTTGTCAGTGTATGGCGCCAACAACCTGGGTAAATCGGCGTCGATCAACGCCTTGCAGTTCCCGATCCTGGCGCGCATGTCGGACATGAGTTTCGGCAAGTACACCCTGGAACAATCACGGCGCTTCTACTTTGCCACCGACACCAGCTACATCCTGGTGGAAGTTTCCCTGCCCCACGGCCCGCATGTGATCGGCGTGGTCGGGCGCGGCCCGGGCGGCGGTTTCGGTCATCAGTTTTTCGCCTACGCGGGCAAGCTCGACCTGGCCCACTACCAGAAGAACGACACTTGCCTGCGTCAGAAAGAGCTGTTCACCAACCTTGAGCGCGAGGGCCTGAAAGCCTACGAACTCAAGCCCGATGAGCTACGCCGCTTGCTGGTGGGCGGCCACACGTCGATCCCGCTGGACCTGACGCTGATTCCGCTGCGCTCCACCAGTGAGCAGAGCCTGAAGACCTTCCGCGCGCTGTTCATCAACTTGCTGCACATGCGCGAAATCACGGCGGCCAAGCTCAAGCAATTGTTCCTGGATGCGTTCGAACACAGCCTGCGCTCCGGCAGCGTGGACTACATCGCCGCGTGTGAAGAAGCCTTCCGCGATGTGCGACGCATGGAACAGGACTACAACTCTCTGGTCGCCGCCGGACCGTTGGTAGAAGCGCTGGCCAATGGCGTGAAGCAGCGCGACATCCTGCGCGGCAAACTGCATCGCCTGTCGCCGCTGCTGGATTCGCTGCTGGGGACCTGGTCGGACTACGCCAGTGCCCGCAAGGAAGAGCTGACCATCCAGGCCGAGCACTACCGTAACGAGCAGGACGCGCTGCAGAACGACCAGCGCGGCGGTACCCAGGAGCTGATGCGCCTGGAGCGCGAGATCAGCGGTATCCAGCGTTGGCTGGGCGAATTGTCGGTGCTCAAACATCGCTTTGCGCTGGTCGATGACGTGAGGGTGCTGGAGCAACAATTGCTGGCGGCCAAGGATGCCCACGATGAGCTGGCGGGCGCTTTGGCGCAGTCGCGGCAGTTCAGCGCCGAGGATCTGGATGAGCGCCTGCGCGATCTGGAAAAACGCTTGAAGTCGGTCAGGCAGCAGCTCGATCACGCGGACAACAACAGCTACGCCAAGCTGCGCGAAGAATTCTCGCAGCAGGATGTCGAGCGCCTGATGCGTCTATTCAACAGCTCGTTGTTCAGCCTGCCGTTGGGCGAGCATGGCATCACGCTGGATGAGGACGGCCAGTGGGTCAAATCCCTGGAGCAGATCCTGGATGGCTTCAAGGGCGAGCGTTTTGAAGTGCCGGGGTTGTCTATCGACATCTCGCACATCGAGCCGCCTGCGTTGCAGGCCCTGGCGGACCGTGCGGCCTTGCGTGATCAGAAAGAGCGCCTGGAAAAAGAACTCAAACAGCTGAAAACCCAGCAAGCGGTCGCCTCTGACCGTGCTGCCAGCAAGACCCAGACTGAAGCGCTGTATCAGCAAGTGCTGGACGCGCAAAAAGCCTTGGAAGATTTCCGCCGCGCGCAAACCTTGAGCGCCGAAGAAGGCGAGAAGCTGGAAAACCTGGCGCAGATGGAAGCGGCCCAGGATGAGTTGAAGCGCTCCAGCGATGCCTTTACCGAACGCGTCCAGCAATTGTCGGCCAAGCTGCAACTGGTCGGCCGCCAGATCGGTGATATGGAAGCCAAGCAACGGACGCTGGATGACGCCTTGCGCCGTCGCCAGCTACTGCCGGCGGACCTGCCGTTCGGCACGCCATTCATGGACCCGGTCGACGATTCCATGGACAACCTGCTGCCGCTGCTCAACGACTACCAGGACAGCTGGCAAGGCTTGCTGCGCGCCGATGGCCAGATCGAGGCGCTGTACGCTCAGGTACGCCTCAAGGGCGTGGCCAAGTTCGACAGCGAGGATGACGTTGAGCGTCGCCTGCAACTGCTGATCAACGCCTATGCGCATCGTACCGACGAGGCGCTGACGCTGGGCAAGGCTCGCCGTGCGGCGGTCACCGATATCGCGCGTACCTTGCGCAATATCCGTAGTGACTACGACAGCCTGGAACACCAGTTGGCGTTGTTCAACCGCGAGATCAACAAACGCCAGGTGTCCAACCTGCAGAGCTTTCGCATCGTACTGGCGCCAAACAAGGAAGCCCTCAAGCATATCGACCAGATCATCCACAGTGCCGGTCAGTATGAAGAAGGCGAAACCTTGTCGGTATTCGACCTCAGCCAGAGCGCAGAACAGGACAACAAGAACGAAGAGGCCAAGGAGTACCTGGCTCGTCTGGTAGCGGCCAACCATAACCAGTTGGGCCTCAAGGACCTGTTCGAGTTGGCATTCGAGATCACCAAGGTGCATGGCCAGCCGGTGATTCACACCGACATCGATGGCGCGGCGTCCAACGGTACGACCATGACCATCAAGGCGCTGACCAACATGTACTTGTTGCTGCACTTGATGGACCGCGACCAAGCCGGTCGCGTGCGTTTGCCGTACTACCTCGACGAAGCGGCAGACATCGACGAGAAGAACCAGGCGGCACTGCTGGAAACCAGCCTGCAACTGGGCTTCGTGCCGATTCTGGCGAGTGTGAAGCCGCAGGTATCGGCGCAGGTGGCGATCGACCTGGAAGGCGGCAGCGGACCGAACGGGATCTACATCGATGAGGCGGACTGGAAGTACATCCGTCGTCACGATGTGGTGAAGGCAACGATGAATGTGCAGGCGGATGAGCCGGAGCTGGATGAGGTCTGA
- a CDS encoding energy transducer TonB translates to MQVVNWLPRTELPFAAPSRPELLQALEPYEAFAVSGEEAAAPVALVKPEPQVRPSVERARVEVPRPAPMAKPAIAEVAAPVAKAPVVPPPRFALQLLRAGRCLLLVELPTGERFQTRDPAYMLLKDMLRAAGLPDSPQIVGDPVRWPLLARGTMDQGPEAARDFVQGFVSARLEDEPCVCLWLIGLPAVRFAGEANAEAWYRELQVEGLGSVWALPGLELLMEEPQRKADVWQAMRRLMARWKTTDE, encoded by the coding sequence ATGCAGGTGGTCAACTGGCTACCCCGCACCGAACTGCCGTTTGCCGCGCCGTCGCGGCCCGAGCTGTTGCAGGCGCTTGAGCCCTATGAGGCGTTCGCGGTCTCGGGCGAGGAGGCGGCGGCGCCGGTGGCGCTGGTCAAGCCGGAGCCGCAGGTGCGTCCGTCGGTTGAACGGGCCAGGGTCGAGGTGCCGCGTCCGGCGCCGATGGCCAAGCCGGCGATCGCCGAAGTGGCGGCCCCGGTGGCCAAGGCGCCGGTGGTACCGCCGCCGCGTTTTGCCCTGCAATTGCTGCGGGCCGGGCGTTGCCTGCTGTTGGTGGAGCTGCCCACCGGCGAGCGCTTCCAGACCCGCGACCCCGCCTACATGCTGCTCAAAGACATGCTGCGCGCCGCCGGCCTGCCCGACAGCCCGCAAATCGTCGGTGACCCGGTGCGCTGGCCGCTGCTGGCGCGCGGCACCATGGACCAGGGCCCCGAAGCGGCGCGGGATTTTGTACAAGGCTTTGTTTCGGCGCGCCTGGAAGACGAACCCTGTGTGTGCCTGTGGCTGATCGGCCTGCCCGCCGTGCGCTTTGCCGGCGAAGCCAATGCCGAAGCCTGGTACCGCGAACTGCAGGTAGAAGGCCTGGGTTCGGTGTGGGCCCTGCCGGGCCTGGAATTATTAATGGAAGAGCCACAGCGTAAGGCTGATGTCTGGCAAGCCATGCGCCGGCTGATGGCGCGCTGGAAAACAACCGATGAGTGA